A DNA window from Chitinibacter fontanus contains the following coding sequences:
- a CDS encoding YbeD family protein, translating into MALIDIPNQKLEDLVTFPALIPVKAVSQKNIAEHEFRAAVFAVTRELVPVFLEEHITIRASSAGSYFSATLMVTFEHVDQVYALDSALRAHPLVLRVL; encoded by the coding sequence ATGGCTTTGATTGATATCCCTAACCAAAAATTGGAAGACTTAGTAACTTTCCCTGCGCTGATTCCGGTCAAAGCGGTCAGCCAAAAAAATATTGCTGAGCATGAATTTCGTGCTGCAGTGTTCGCGGTGACGCGCGAGTTGGTGCCGGTGTTTTTGGAAGAGCACATCACAATTCGTGCCTCGAGTGCGGGGAGCTACTTTTCTGCCACGCTGATGGTGACGTTCGAGCACGTCGATCAAGTGTACGCGCTCGATTCTGCGTTGCGCGCTCATCCGCTGGTTTTGCGTGTGCTGTAA
- a CDS encoding D-amino acid aminotransferase, producing the protein MPIPNLIAYLNGQFAPLDELSVPVLDRGFLFGDGVYEMIPVYSRCVFRLDEHLQRLARSLAQVEITNPYTLAQWRALVHDLVARQPFEDQSVYLQVTRGVAYPRNHAFPKPIVLPTVFAFCDPLEMPPPQHYTQGVAAVTTRDLRWQRCDIKAISLLANVLAKQEAVNAQAAETILLRDGKMIEGAASNIFIVQNGVLYAPQTSELMLAGITYDLVIELAQLHEMPLVLGDVSEAMLREADEVWLTSSSKEILPIVTLDGRSVGNGQVGPIYQQMLQIYQTYKATVMRRAQ; encoded by the coding sequence ATGCCAATACCCAATCTGATTGCATATCTGAATGGTCAATTTGCACCACTTGATGAGCTGAGCGTGCCGGTACTTGATCGCGGCTTTTTGTTTGGCGACGGGGTGTATGAAATGATCCCTGTCTATTCACGCTGTGTTTTTCGATTGGACGAGCATTTGCAGCGCTTAGCACGCAGTTTAGCGCAAGTGGAAATTACAAATCCGTATACGTTGGCACAATGGCGAGCCTTGGTGCACGATTTAGTGGCTCGGCAGCCATTTGAAGATCAGTCGGTGTATTTGCAAGTCACGCGGGGTGTAGCTTATCCGCGTAATCACGCTTTTCCTAAACCCATAGTGCTCCCCACTGTATTTGCGTTCTGTGATCCGCTGGAAATGCCGCCACCGCAGCATTACACCCAAGGGGTCGCAGCGGTGACGACGCGCGATTTGCGCTGGCAACGCTGCGATATTAAAGCAATCTCTTTACTGGCCAATGTGTTGGCCAAGCAAGAGGCGGTGAACGCGCAAGCGGCAGAAACGATTCTTCTGCGCGACGGAAAAATGATCGAAGGCGCTGCAAGTAATATCTTTATCGTGCAAAATGGCGTCCTTTACGCGCCGCAGACCAGCGAATTGATGTTGGCTGGGATTACTTATGATCTAGTGATCGAATTGGCGCAGTTGCATGAGATGCCGCTGGTGCTGGGCGATGTGTCTGAGGCGATGTTGCGCGAGGCCGACGAAGTTTGGCTGACGTCATCGTCGAAAGAGATTTTGCCTATCGTCACATTGGACGGCCGGTCAGTAGGAAATGGCCAAGTTGGCCCCATCTATCAGCAGATGCTGCAGATTTACCAAACATACAAAGCCACGGTGATGCGCCGGGCTCAGTAA
- a CDS encoding acyl-CoA thioesterase, with protein sequence MSDLPRHELAMTVLMTPDMANFSGKVHGGALLKQLDQVAYACACRYAGAYAVTLSVDQVTFKQPIHVGELVHFLASVNYTGRTSMEIGIRVVAEDIRLQTKRHTNSCYFTMVAMSEQGTPLEIEPLIAKDETQVKRWIEAEARRNIRLSQT encoded by the coding sequence ATGAGCGATTTACCTCGGCACGAATTGGCCATGACGGTGTTGATGACGCCAGATATGGCTAATTTTTCTGGCAAAGTCCATGGTGGCGCTTTGCTCAAGCAATTAGACCAAGTGGCGTATGCTTGCGCTTGCCGTTACGCGGGTGCCTATGCGGTAACGCTATCGGTTGATCAGGTCACGTTCAAGCAACCCATTCATGTTGGCGAATTAGTGCATTTTTTGGCGAGTGTCAATTACACCGGTCGTACATCAATGGAGATTGGGATACGCGTGGTGGCGGAAGATATTCGCCTGCAAACTAAACGCCACACCAATAGCTGCTATTTCACGATGGTGGCGATGAGCGAGCAGGGCACGCCATTAGAAATTGAGCCATTAATCGCCAAGGATGAAACTCAAGTGAAACGCTGGATTGAAGCTGAGGCAAGGCGCAATATTAGGTTGAGCCAGACTTGA
- the lipB gene encoding lipoyl(octanoyl) transferase LipB yields the protein MRVRQLGQVDYEPTWQAMQKFTAERNAETIDELWILEHPPVFTQGQAGKAEHILASSDIPVVQIDRGGQVTYHGPGQLVAYLLLDLRRYKMGVRDLVRKLENSVIGILADYGISAYGKVDAPGVYVKDEYCESKIASLGLRIRNGCCYHGLALNVSMDLAPFNLINPCGYQGLQVTRMADFGISETPATLAAKMADKIAHQIKSLTV from the coding sequence TTGCGTGTTCGACAGCTAGGGCAGGTCGATTACGAGCCCACTTGGCAAGCGATGCAAAAATTCACTGCCGAGCGCAATGCGGAAACGATCGACGAGCTGTGGATCTTGGAGCACCCGCCGGTGTTCACCCAAGGCCAAGCGGGCAAAGCCGAGCATATTCTGGCGAGTAGCGATATTCCCGTGGTGCAAATCGATCGCGGCGGCCAAGTGACTTACCATGGCCCCGGCCAACTGGTGGCGTATCTGTTGCTGGATTTACGTCGCTATAAAATGGGCGTGCGTGATTTGGTGCGCAAGCTGGAAAATAGCGTGATTGGCATCTTGGCCGATTACGGCATTAGTGCCTATGGCAAAGTCGATGCGCCGGGCGTGTATGTGAAAGATGAATACTGCGAATCGAAAATCGCCAGCCTTGGCTTGCGCATCCGCAATGGCTGCTGCTACCACGGCCTCGCACTCAATGTATCGATGGATTTAGCGCCATTTAACCTAATCAATCCATGTGGTTATCAAGGGCTGCAAGTGACGCGCATGGCTGATTTTGGAATCAGCGAGACACCCGCGACTTTAGCCGCTAAAATGGCGGACAAAATTGCCCACCAAATCAAATCTTTAACCGTATAA
- a CDS encoding ankyrin repeat domain-containing protein codes for MLELIGSDADFYPHHLEESYPRILEQIIAAWGTEHLERFISSLAVDERGDRQGFPPSVASELFSLYRLHVSKFGKPEPEEQAWDHVKELNAGLSYGDITVSKEDYFSSAASGNTLRVLMYLKSGINIETADEYGKTALIWAATFSHLPLVGLLLSRNANTETRDLGGFTALHWAAADGNLQALSLLLEHGAQVDAQSNAGITPLMQAASRGQHAAIRLLLEAGADINQTDHNGQTALLHALQTNHYRSSETLLLQHAKVDVIGSDQKTALALGLSHTNPQIRQLFAKHRFDI; via the coding sequence GTGCTCGAACTAATTGGCTCAGATGCAGACTTCTACCCACATCATCTGGAAGAGTCCTATCCCCGCATCTTGGAGCAAATTATTGCCGCCTGGGGCACAGAACATCTGGAGCGCTTTATTTCCAGCCTTGCCGTGGATGAACGCGGTGATCGCCAAGGCTTTCCACCGAGTGTGGCATCCGAATTATTTAGTCTGTACCGACTGCATGTCAGCAAATTTGGCAAGCCAGAGCCCGAAGAACAAGCTTGGGACCACGTAAAAGAGCTGAACGCTGGCTTGAGTTATGGCGATATCACGGTCAGCAAAGAGGATTATTTCTCCTCGGCGGCGTCAGGCAATACGCTTAGAGTACTGATGTACCTGAAATCAGGCATCAATATTGAAACTGCGGATGAATACGGCAAAACCGCATTAATCTGGGCTGCTACCTTTTCGCATTTGCCATTAGTGGGTTTATTGCTATCGCGGAACGCTAACACGGAAACCCGCGACCTCGGTGGCTTTACCGCCCTGCACTGGGCTGCAGCAGATGGTAATTTACAAGCGCTTAGCTTATTACTGGAACACGGTGCACAAGTTGATGCTCAGAGTAATGCCGGCATTACCCCCCTGATGCAGGCAGCATCACGGGGTCAGCACGCGGCAATCCGCTTATTGCTCGAAGCTGGCGCAGATATCAACCAAACGGACCATAACGGGCAAACAGCGCTACTGCACGCGCTACAAACCAATCACTACCGCAGCAGCGAAACATTACTACTGCAACATGCGAAAGTGGATGTAATTGGTAGTGATCAAAAAACAGCTCTGGCACTCGGCCTGTCACACACCAACCCACAAATTCGCCAGCTATTTGCCAAGCATCGCTTCGATATCTAG
- a CDS encoding acyl-CoA-binding protein: MSDLANRFQVAQNEVVELNEAPDVQTKLKLYALYKQASEGDVSGERPSAIQFVAQAKFDAWSKLAGVAREQAMQDYVDLVEQLKANDA, encoded by the coding sequence ATGTCGGATCTAGCCAATCGCTTTCAAGTTGCACAAAACGAAGTTGTCGAGCTCAATGAAGCTCCCGATGTACAAACTAAGCTCAAGCTATATGCCTTGTACAAACAAGCCAGCGAAGGTGATGTTAGCGGCGAGCGACCTTCCGCAATTCAGTTTGTAGCCCAGGCCAAGTTTGACGCCTGGAGCAAACTGGCAGGCGTGGCGCGTGAACAAGCGATGCAAGACTATGTTGATCTGGTGGAACAGCTAAAAGCCAACGACGCCTAA
- a CDS encoding ABC-F family ATPase, with protein sequence MISSNGITMQFGAKPLFEKVSVKFGDGNRYGLIGANGCGKSTFMKILGGDLEPSAGNVSLEPGVRLGKLKQDQFAYEDQRVLDVVMQGHVELWAAIHERDAIYANLEATEDDYMRAAELEGLVAEYDGYTAEARAGALLLGVGVPIEQHNGPMSDVAPGWKLRVLLAQALFSNPDVLLLDEPTNNLDINTIRWLEHTLNERNSTMIIISHDRHFLNQVCTHIADVDYGNIQIYPGNYDDYMLASTQARERALTDNSKAKERVAELQAFAQRFAANKSKSRQATSRLKLADKIKEGMVEVKPSSRQNPYIRFEMDDKQKLHRQAFEITNVSKAFDKTLFSKLNFIFEAGQKMAVIGGNGVGKSTLMKMLVGVLPPDAGTIKWAEKADPGYFAQDHEEDFAEDITLFDWMKQWGQPGDDDQVIRGILGRLLFGGDDVKKSVKVLSGGEKGRMLYGKLILQKPNVLVMDEPTNHMDMESIESLNMALELYKGTLIFVSHDRQFVSSLATQILELNGDGTYTHFLGGYEEYLESRGLE encoded by the coding sequence ATGATCAGTTCTAATGGCATTACGATGCAGTTTGGCGCCAAGCCACTGTTCGAAAAAGTCTCGGTAAAATTTGGCGATGGTAATCGCTATGGTTTGATTGGCGCCAATGGTTGCGGTAAATCGACCTTTATGAAAATCCTCGGTGGTGATTTGGAGCCGAGTGCAGGTAATGTTTCGCTCGAACCCGGCGTGCGGCTGGGTAAATTAAAGCAGGATCAGTTTGCCTACGAAGATCAGCGTGTGCTGGATGTCGTAATGCAAGGTCACGTTGAATTGTGGGCTGCGATCCACGAGCGTGATGCGATTTACGCTAATCTGGAAGCGACTGAAGACGACTACATGCGAGCAGCCGAGCTGGAAGGCTTGGTAGCAGAGTACGATGGTTATACCGCCGAAGCACGTGCTGGTGCTCTGCTGCTGGGGGTAGGTGTGCCGATTGAGCAGCACAATGGCCCAATGTCGGATGTAGCGCCGGGTTGGAAATTGCGTGTTTTGCTGGCGCAAGCACTGTTTTCTAATCCAGACGTTTTGCTGCTGGATGAGCCAACCAATAACTTGGATATCAACACGATTCGCTGGTTGGAGCACACGCTGAACGAGCGTAATTCTACGATGATTATCATTTCCCATGATCGTCACTTCTTGAATCAGGTGTGTACGCACATCGCCGACGTGGATTACGGCAATATCCAGATTTATCCGGGCAATTACGACGACTACATGCTGGCTTCAACGCAAGCCCGTGAGCGTGCACTGACCGATAACAGCAAAGCGAAAGAGCGCGTGGCTGAGTTGCAAGCCTTTGCGCAGCGTTTTGCCGCGAATAAATCGAAAAGCCGTCAAGCGACTAGTCGTTTGAAGCTGGCTGACAAGATCAAAGAAGGTATGGTTGAAGTGAAGCCGTCTTCACGTCAAAACCCATACATCCGCTTTGAAATGGACGATAAGCAAAAGCTGCACCGCCAAGCTTTTGAAATTACCAATGTTTCTAAAGCTTTCGATAAAACGCTATTTTCGAAGCTGAACTTCATTTTTGAAGCCGGTCAGAAAATGGCGGTCATCGGTGGTAACGGCGTGGGTAAATCCACTCTGATGAAAATGCTGGTTGGTGTATTGCCACCGGATGCCGGTACGATTAAATGGGCTGAAAAAGCGGATCCAGGCTATTTTGCGCAGGATCACGAAGAAGACTTCGCAGAGGACATCACGCTGTTTGACTGGATGAAGCAATGGGGCCAGCCGGGTGATGATGACCAGGTGATTCGCGGTATCTTGGGTCGCTTGCTGTTTGGTGGCGACGATGTGAAAAAATCGGTGAAAGTGCTGTCCGGTGGTGAAAAAGGCCGCATGTTGTACGGCAAGCTGATTTTGCAAAAGCCAAACGTCTTGGTAATGGACGAGCCAACCAACCACATGGATATGGAATCGATCGAGTCGTTGAATATGGCTTTGGAGCTGTATAAAGGTACGCTGATTTTTGTTTCGCACGACCGGCAATTTGTCTCGTCGCTGGCGACCCAGATTTTGGAGTTAAATGGTGATGGTACGTATACGCACTTCTTGGGCGGCTACGAAGAATACTTGGAAAGCCGTGGTCTAGAGTAA
- the lipA gene encoding lipoyl synthase: MTEEIKTAAKPSKEVGVKLKGEAKTARIPIKIVQLETKLKKPEWIRVQAASHNSRFYEIKEILREQKLHTVCEEASCPNIGECFGKGTATFMIMGDICTRRCPFCDVGHGRPNPLDENEPRHLGETIAALKLKYVVITSVDRDDLRDGGAAHFVECIQKTRELSPNTQIEVLVPDFRGRMDIALDIFKQALPDVMNHNLETAPRLYKQARPGSDYQHSLDLLKEFKRLYPHVNTKSGIMVGLGETDEEVYQVMEDMRAHDIDMITIGQYLQPSNGHLPVLRYVHPDQFKAFETRAYELGFKHAAVGAMVRSSYHADQQAHNAGV, from the coding sequence ATGACTGAAGAAATCAAAACTGCGGCCAAGCCAAGCAAAGAAGTCGGCGTTAAGCTCAAAGGCGAAGCCAAAACTGCGCGTATTCCAATCAAAATCGTTCAGCTCGAAACCAAGCTGAAAAAGCCAGAATGGATTCGCGTACAAGCAGCCAGCCACAATAGCCGCTTCTACGAAATCAAAGAAATTTTGCGTGAGCAAAAGTTGCACACTGTTTGTGAAGAAGCTTCGTGCCCAAATATTGGCGAGTGCTTCGGTAAGGGTACAGCCACTTTCATGATTATGGGCGACATCTGTACCCGCCGTTGCCCGTTCTGTGACGTCGGCCATGGCCGCCCCAATCCGCTGGATGAAAACGAGCCGCGTCATTTGGGTGAAACCATCGCGGCATTGAAATTGAAATACGTGGTGATCACCTCGGTTGACCGTGATGATTTGCGTGACGGCGGTGCGGCACACTTTGTTGAATGTATTCAAAAAACGCGTGAGCTTAGCCCGAATACGCAAATCGAAGTGCTGGTGCCTGATTTCCGTGGCCGCATGGACATCGCGTTGGATATCTTCAAGCAAGCGCTGCCCGACGTAATGAATCACAATCTGGAAACTGCGCCACGCTTGTACAAGCAAGCACGCCCCGGCTCAGATTACCAGCACTCGCTCGATTTACTGAAAGAGTTCAAACGTCTGTATCCGCATGTGAATACCAAATCCGGCATTATGGTGGGCTTAGGTGAAACGGACGAAGAAGTCTACCAAGTGATGGAAGACATGCGTGCGCATGATATCGATATGATCACGATTGGTCAGTATCTGCAGCCATCAAACGGCCACCTGCCAGTATTGCGCTATGTGCATCCAGATCAATTTAAAGCGTTTGAAACTCGTGCTTATGAGCTGGGCTTTAAACACGCAGCGGTAGGGGCGATGGTTCGTAGCTCGTACCATGCAGATCAACAGGCGCATAACGCAGGTGTTTGA
- the groL gene encoding chaperonin GroEL (60 kDa chaperone family; promotes refolding of misfolded polypeptides especially under stressful conditions; forms two stacked rings of heptamers to form a barrel-shaped 14mer; ends can be capped by GroES; misfolded proteins enter the barrel where they are refolded when GroES binds): MAAKEVLFGDSARAKMVNGVNVLANAVKVTLGPKGRNVVLERSFGAPTITKDGVSVAKEVELKDKFENMGAQMVKEVASKTSDIAGDGTTTATVLAQAIVQEGMKYVAAGMNPMDLKRGIDKAVVTLVGELKNIAKPCTTSKEIAQVGSISANSDEIIGEKIAAAMDKVGKEGVITVEDGSGLEDELDVVEGMQFDRGYLSPYFINNPDKQIAALDNPFVLLFDKKISNIRDLLPVLEQVAKAGRPLLIIAEDVDGEALATLVVNNIRGILKTVAVKAPGFGDRRKAMLEDIAILTGGTVIAEEVGLSLEKADLSLLGQAKRIEVAKENTTIIDGAGQEEAIKTRVAMIRKQVEESTSDYDREKLQERVAKLAGGVAVIKVGAATEVEMKEKKARVEDALHATRAAVEEGIVAGGGVALLRARSTITELKGSNADQDAGIKIVLRAIEAPLRQIVQNAGDEPSVVVAKVLEGKGNFGYNAATGEYGDMVEMGVLDPAKVTRSALQHAASVAGLLLTTDCMIAELPKEDAPAMPDMGGMGGMGGMM; the protein is encoded by the coding sequence ATGGCTGCTAAAGAAGTTCTGTTTGGTGATAGCGCACGCGCAAAAATGGTCAACGGTGTAAACGTATTGGCCAACGCGGTGAAAGTGACCTTGGGCCCTAAAGGTCGTAACGTGGTACTGGAGCGCTCTTTCGGCGCACCAACGATCACTAAAGACGGCGTATCGGTTGCCAAAGAAGTCGAATTGAAAGACAAGTTCGAAAACATGGGCGCACAGATGGTAAAAGAAGTGGCGTCTAAAACTTCTGATATCGCGGGTGACGGTACAACAACTGCAACCGTATTGGCACAAGCCATCGTGCAAGAAGGCATGAAATACGTTGCTGCGGGCATGAACCCAATGGATCTGAAACGCGGCATCGACAAAGCTGTAGTGACTTTGGTTGGCGAATTGAAAAACATCGCTAAGCCTTGTACTACCAGCAAAGAAATCGCGCAAGTTGGCTCGATCTCTGCAAATAGCGATGAAATCATCGGAGAAAAAATCGCTGCTGCAATGGACAAGGTAGGTAAAGAAGGCGTGATCACCGTTGAAGACGGCTCAGGTCTGGAAGATGAACTGGACGTAGTTGAAGGTATGCAGTTTGACCGCGGCTACCTGAGCCCGTACTTCATCAACAACCCAGACAAGCAAATCGCGGCGCTGGACAACCCATTCGTGTTGTTGTTCGACAAAAAAATCAGCAATATCCGTGACTTGCTGCCAGTACTGGAACAAGTCGCTAAAGCGGGTCGCCCATTGCTGATCATCGCTGAAGACGTTGATGGCGAAGCGCTGGCTACTTTGGTGGTGAACAACATCCGCGGCATCCTGAAAACTGTAGCTGTTAAGGCTCCAGGGTTTGGCGATCGTCGCAAAGCAATGCTGGAAGACATCGCGATTCTGACTGGCGGTACTGTGATTGCTGAAGAAGTTGGCTTGTCACTGGAAAAAGCGGACTTGTCATTGCTCGGTCAAGCGAAACGCATCGAAGTGGCAAAAGAAAACACCACAATCATCGACGGCGCTGGCCAAGAAGAAGCGATCAAAACTCGCGTTGCCATGATCCGCAAACAAGTTGAAGAATCAACCAGCGATTACGATCGTGAAAAACTGCAAGAGCGCGTGGCTAAATTGGCTGGTGGCGTGGCAGTGATCAAGGTTGGCGCGGCAACAGAAGTTGAAATGAAAGAGAAAAAAGCACGCGTTGAAGACGCGTTGCACGCGACTCGCGCAGCGGTTGAAGAAGGTATCGTGGCAGGTGGTGGTGTTGCATTGCTCCGCGCTCGCTCAACGATCACTGAATTGAAAGGCTCAAATGCGGATCAAGATGCAGGTATCAAGATTGTATTGCGCGCAATCGAAGCACCATTGCGTCAAATCGTACAAAACGCGGGCGACGAGCCAAGCGTAGTGGTTGCTAAAGTATTGGAAGGCAAAGGCAACTTCGGCTACAACGCGGCAACTGGCGAATACGGCGATATGGTTGAGATGGGTGTACTCGATCCAGCCAAAGTAACTCGCTCAGCACTGCAACACGCAGCTTCGGTAGCTGGTCTACTGTTGACGACCGACTGCATGATTGCTGAATTGCCAAAAGAAGATGCACCTGCAATGCCAGATATGGGCGGCATGGGTGGCATGGGCGGCATGATGTAA
- a CDS encoding co-chaperone GroES, with amino-acid sequence MKIRPLHDRVVIKRVEAEEKTASGILLAGSAAEKPDMGEVIAVGAGKVLENGSVQALTVKVGDKVLLGKYAQSVKIDGEELVVVREEEIFAIVE; translated from the coding sequence ATGAAAATCCGTCCATTGCATGACCGTGTTGTGATCAAGCGCGTTGAGGCTGAAGAGAAAACTGCATCTGGCATTTTGCTGGCAGGCAGCGCGGCAGAAAAACCAGACATGGGTGAAGTGATTGCAGTCGGCGCAGGCAAAGTATTGGAAAACGGCTCAGTTCAAGCACTGACCGTTAAAGTTGGCGATAAAGTACTGCTCGGTAAATACGCTCAAAGCGTGAAGATCGACGGCGAAGAATTAGTCGTTGTACGTGAAGAAGAAATCTTCGCGATCGTTGAGTAA